Within the Abditibacteriaceae bacterium genome, the region CCGTCGCGCGCGCGACGGCTGGCATCGGCGTTTTTCACCTGTTGCGTTTGCTGCTTGGCCTCGCATTTAAACCCCTCGTAGCAAACCGTCTGGGGCTTGGATTCTCCGCCGATGTTCTCACCGTCGCCACCGACATCGTCACGAGTGTCTGGCGGTTCTGGGAAAAGGTCGTTAACCCGACGGTTTTGCCATGCTTCATCGGCGCGATGAAAACCGACGGAGAAGAACGCGCATGGCGCTTTCTTTCGACTGCGCTGTGGCTTACCGTTTTGAGTCTGCTTATCGTCTCGCCGCTGGTTTATTTCCTGATGCCGCAAATCGTCTGGCTCTATAGCCAGAAGATGCCGCTTGAGCAGCGAGAACTTACCGTTGCGATTGCGCGGTTGATGCTCTGCGGCCTGAGTTTTCTGGGAATTTCGTCGCTGACCTATGTTATTCTCAATGGCTACAAGCGGTTCTTTAGCGCTGCGCTGGGCGACGCGTTATGGAAAATGGGCGCGTTGCTTGGTGGCGGTGTTGCCATCGCGCAGCAACTCGATAAAGTCGCGTCGATTTACGTTATCGCGTGGGGCTTTGTGCTTGGCTCGCTATTTAAATTGGCACCGCATGTTATAGCCTTGCGCGGCAAATGGCATTTGCTGCGCCCGCGCATCGACTGGAGCGACCCGCTTGTAAAAAAGATGTGTTGGCTCGCAGTGCCCCTGTTGGTTGGTATTGTGGTGTCGGAAGGCCGTGATGTCTTCATCAAGCGACTGGCCGATTCACCGTTAATCACCGTCGAAGGCAGCCGCACTGCACTTAGTTTTTCGCGCACCATCGGCGATGCGTTTTTACAGATTTTCCCTTATGCTCTCTCGATTGGCATTTTTCCGTATCTCGCCGACCTCGCGCACAACAAAGACAAACAGCCGCTCACCGATACGCTTGTCGGCGCGCTGCGCGTTTGTTTCTTCGCGTTCGCACCGATTACGATGATGCTCATCGCGCTTTGCTTTCCGCTCCTGCGCGCCGTGTGGGAAAGCGGCCAGTTCTCGCGCGCCGACACAATGGTTCTGGCACTGCCGTTCATTTTCTACGCGTTGGGCCTTATCGGTTTCGCTTCGGAAATGATGCTCAACCAAACGTTCTACGCGATGACGAATGTGTGGGCACCAACCGCCGTCGGACTTTTTACAACCGTTCTGTGGTGCGTCGGCGCGCACTGGGGCGTCGCGCTTGGTGGTGGACTGGCAGCATTGGCCGCCGCCGAAAGCCTTGCGAAAAGTTTTAAATGTCTGGTGCTGTGGTTTTTGCTCAAACGCAATCTGGGCAGCGTGCGCGCCAAAGAAAACCTGCTGTTTGCTGTTAAGG harbors:
- a CDS encoding lipid II flippase MurJ encodes the protein VARATAGIGVFHLLRLLLGLAFKPLVANRLGLGFSADVLTVATDIVTSVWRFWEKVVNPTVLPCFIGAMKTDGEERAWRFLSTALWLTVLSLLIVSPLVYFLMPQIVWLYSQKMPLEQRELTVAIARLMLCGLSFLGISSLTYVILNGYKRFFSAALGDALWKMGALLGGGVAIAQQLDKVASIYVIAWGFVLGSLFKLAPHVIALRGKWHLLRPRIDWSDPLVKKMCWLAVPLLVGIVVSEGRDVFIKRLADSPLITVEGSRTALSFSRTIGDAFLQIFPYALSIGIFPYLADLAHNKDKQPLTDTLVGALRVCFFAFAPITMMLIALCFPLLRAVWESGQFSRADTMVLALPFIFYALGLIGFASEMMLNQTFYAMTNVWAPTAVGLFTTVLWCVGAHWGVALGGGLAALAAAESLAKSFKCLVLWFLLKRNLGSVRAKENLLFAVKVLGASAIAAAVAYFLGDFLSPKGEILGKMGKIKILLSVAFSGMCGMGIFFFLARLLHVEETGAIVALTGKIRQRFARA